A genomic stretch from Petrimonas mucosa includes:
- a CDS encoding glycosyltransferase family 4 protein, translating into MKICFYCDSIFTFGGVQRVLAVLAKELSKKHEISILTLDDPSLKDTTMYGLSDANIKYTFLKYPESPMYEFIPSKIYSFLYKNILPQNRLFSKWYGYSSFPKSKRSHLINTLKRGDYDIVIGVHVFMSYHLAVITKEISSKTIGWMHSSYDAFFTIENPYVGILKNFFIHVLPNLDKLIVLSKSDQTRYSRDLNIKSSVIYNPLTINNNEEAEIKSKTFLAVGRLSRKTKGFDILIKAFALFANENKEWDLKIVGEGTEKEYLQSLINEEELEARVEIFPFTKHIEPYYNRASVFILSSRWEGFGLVLIEAMSYGLPIIASDLPITRELLDGKNVALFFESENVIDLSIKMTEIAQMDSLSFKKMSDNALGCSDHFSIHKIAIQWESVFNDLKIKTSNNL; encoded by the coding sequence ATGAAAATTTGTTTTTATTGCGATTCTATCTTTACCTTTGGGGGGGTACAGCGGGTTTTAGCAGTCTTGGCAAAAGAACTGTCGAAAAAACATGAGATATCTATACTCACTTTAGACGACCCTTCTTTGAAAGATACAACCATGTATGGTTTGAGTGACGCGAATATAAAATACACTTTCCTGAAATATCCAGAAAGCCCTATGTATGAATTTATACCGTCAAAAATATATAGTTTTTTATATAAAAACATATTGCCTCAAAATAGACTGTTTTCTAAATGGTACGGGTACAGTTCATTCCCTAAAAGCAAAAGATCACACCTGATCAATACATTGAAGAGGGGTGATTATGATATTGTGATTGGAGTTCATGTTTTTATGTCATATCATTTAGCTGTTATCACCAAGGAAATTTCTTCCAAAACAATAGGTTGGATGCATAGTTCGTACGATGCTTTTTTTACGATAGAAAATCCTTACGTGGGGATTTTAAAGAATTTCTTTATTCATGTATTGCCTAATCTTGATAAACTAATAGTTCTCTCAAAATCAGACCAAACCAGGTATTCAAGGGATTTGAATATCAAGTCGTCTGTCATATATAATCCGTTGACGATTAATAATAATGAGGAAGCAGAGATAAAAAGTAAAACATTTTTAGCTGTAGGGAGACTTTCTCGTAAAACTAAAGGATTTGATATTTTGATAAAGGCCTTTGCCCTATTTGCAAATGAAAATAAAGAATGGGATTTGAAAATCGTGGGGGAGGGTACAGAGAAAGAATATTTGCAATCTCTTATAAACGAGGAAGAGTTAGAAGCTAGAGTCGAAATATTTCCTTTTACAAAGCATATCGAGCCTTATTATAATAGAGCTTCTGTCTTTATTTTAAGTTCTCGTTGGGAGGGATTCGGGCTCGTGTTAATTGAAGCCATGTCTTACGGGCTTCCAATCATTGCATCAGATCTACCGATAACGAGAGAATTGTTGGATGGGAAAAATGTTGCTCTTTTTTTCGAGAGTGAGAATGTCATTGATCTTAGTATTAAAATGACAGAAATAGCCCAGATGGATAGTCTAAGCTTTAAAAAAATGAGCGATAATGCCCTTGGCTGTTCGGATCATTTTTCAATCCATAAAATAGCAATACAGTGGGAAAGCGTGTTCAATGATTTAAAAATTAAGACATCAAATAATTTGTAA
- a CDS encoding acyltransferase, protein MFSSITDKIKANPVLKKRVLFLAMHPVKTRPRCWLRCFRFLYMKKGKKSVIYRSVRKDIVPFNTFVMGNYSVIEDYAVINNAVGDILIGNHTRIGVGDTIIGPVTIGNKVNLAQNVVISGLNHNFEDIEKAIAEQGVSTSNTVISSNVWIGANSVVLPGVHVGKHVVVGAGSVVSRDIPDYCVAVGNPARVIKQYDVEKQTWVKVHKE, encoded by the coding sequence ATGTTCTCTTCTATCACAGATAAAATAAAGGCAAACCCCGTGCTTAAAAAACGGGTGTTATTTTTGGCAATGCATCCGGTAAAAACCCGCCCGCGTTGTTGGTTGCGATGCTTCCGGTTCCTGTACATGAAGAAGGGGAAAAAATCGGTTATCTACCGGAGTGTACGGAAAGATATTGTTCCTTTCAACACGTTTGTTATGGGAAATTACTCCGTGATCGAAGATTATGCCGTCATTAACAATGCTGTTGGTGATATCCTGATTGGCAACCATACCCGAATAGGGGTAGGAGACACGATTATCGGGCCGGTCACGATAGGGAATAAGGTGAATTTAGCCCAAAACGTGGTTATATCGGGGTTAAATCACAACTTTGAAGATATTGAAAAAGCCATCGCGGAACAGGGGGTAAGCACCAGTAATACTGTTATCAGCAGCAACGTGTGGATAGGTGCCAATAGCGTGGTGCTGCCGGGGGTTCACGTCGGAAAGCATGTAGTCGTCGGGGCTGGAAGTGTCGTGTCGAGAGATATTCCCGACTATTGTGTAGCCGTGGGAAATCCGGCAAGGGTTATAAAACAATACGATGTTGAAAAACAGACATGGGTTAAAGTGCATAAAGAATGA
- a CDS encoding glycosyltransferase family 4 protein, protein MQLLFETFRRKKKHGMDFVALETIRALQQLDSVNEYFILVQPGEDRCLQETANFHIVEVQCPTYFLWEQVALPLSLAKIKPDLVHCTSNTAPLYCPYPLVLTLHDIIFLEKKKGNYRSLYQRLGRVYRRWVVPRVLPKCKLIITVSDFERAHITRSLSLNPDSIVTVHNGLSPAFSPSKKDRAVVDRYIPAESYLFFLGNTDPKKNTPNALKGYGLYLKRSKRQLPLLVADLEEPVIDALLARENLQEIKPYLCYPGYIPNKDLPYIYAGSFAFLYPSLRESFGLPLLEAMASGVPVVSSRTSAIPEVAGEGALLVDPTDPEAIARQLIELEESASLYEEQVQYGLHRASLFSWKQTAARVLEMYHQIKQV, encoded by the coding sequence ATGCAACTTTTATTTGAGACTTTTAGGAGGAAAAAGAAGCATGGGATGGATTTCGTCGCGCTGGAGACGATACGGGCATTGCAACAATTGGATTCCGTAAACGAATACTTCATCCTGGTGCAACCGGGTGAAGATCGCTGCCTGCAAGAAACAGCGAACTTTCATATCGTGGAGGTTCAATGTCCCACCTACTTCTTATGGGAGCAGGTGGCTTTACCGCTGTCGCTTGCCAAGATAAAGCCCGATCTGGTTCACTGTACCAGTAATACCGCTCCCCTCTATTGCCCCTACCCGTTGGTGCTGACCCTTCACGATATAATTTTCCTCGAAAAGAAAAAAGGCAACTACCGCTCCCTGTACCAGCGGTTAGGCCGTGTTTACCGGCGGTGGGTGGTACCCCGTGTTCTTCCCAAGTGCAAGTTAATTATTACCGTTTCCGATTTCGAACGAGCACATATCACGCGGAGCCTCTCGTTGAATCCCGACTCCATCGTCACCGTACATAACGGGTTGAGCCCCGCGTTTAGTCCCTCCAAAAAAGATCGAGCTGTTGTTGACAGGTACATACCGGCGGAATCGTATCTCTTTTTCTTGGGAAACACCGACCCCAAGAAAAATACACCCAACGCGTTAAAAGGGTATGGCCTTTACTTGAAAAGGTCTAAGCGACAGTTGCCGCTGCTGGTTGCCGATCTGGAAGAGCCGGTAATTGATGCCCTGCTCGCGAGGGAGAACTTACAGGAGATCAAGCCCTACTTGTGCTACCCGGGTTATATTCCCAATAAAGACTTGCCATACATTTACGCGGGTTCTTTCGCGTTCCTTTACCCGTCGTTACGCGAGAGTTTTGGGCTTCCCTTGTTGGAGGCGATGGCCAGTGGGGTGCCGGTGGTGAGTTCCCGCACCTCTGCCATTCCCGAGGTTGCCGGCGAAGGAGCATTGCTGGTGGATCCTACCGATCCGGAAGCAATCGCGCGGCAGTTGATCGAGCTGGAAGAGAGTGCTTCTCTTTATGAAGAACAAGTTCAATACGGGTTGCACCGGGCTTCGCTATTCTCTTGGAAACAGACGGCGGCTCGAGTACTGGAAATGTATCATCAAATTAAACAGGTGTAG